A DNA window from Vigna angularis cultivar LongXiaoDou No.4 chromosome 1, ASM1680809v1, whole genome shotgun sequence contains the following coding sequences:
- the LOC128195236 gene encoding ataxin-3 homolog produces MMMEGASSGGMLYHEVQESKLCAVHCVNTVLQGPFFSEFDLAALASDLDRKERQVMLPALSSSDFESHNVSLDGDFSLCLLSRTRTCHNLQQITSKFFYPQFLIKLNFKMRNPNST; encoded by the coding sequence ATGATGATGGAAGGAGCTAGCAGTGGAGGGATGCTGTACCACGAGGTGCAGGAGTCGAAGCTGTGTGCGGTGCATTGTGTGAACACTGTTTTGCAGGGTCCGTTCTTCTCGGAGTTCGATTTGGCCGCGCTCGCCTCTGATCTCGATCGCAAGGAGCGCCAGGTCATGCTACCCGCACTCTCCTCTTCCGATTTCGAATCGCACAATGTGTCGCTCGACGGCGATTTCTCCCTCTGTCTTCTTTCTCGCACACGGACATGCCATAATCTCCAACAAATCACCTCCAAATTCTTTTAtccccaatttttaataaaactcaaTTTCAAAATGAGGAACCCTAACTCCACGTAA